A stretch of Nitrospinota bacterium DNA encodes these proteins:
- a CDS encoding L-histidine N(alpha)-methyltransferase, with translation MFETKILSSAPDTFSPEQQFAATVDKGLSLDNKCLPSWLIFDETGSAIFKKITELAGYLPAACEFEIINNHKTNIAKLIHNDCFNLIELGSGDGCKTQILIEHFLLSKLNFHYFPIDISKGAINNLVHILKKKHANSNLKVTGLAGDYFEGLRSITKSESNQNLILFLGVTLNNMDPHNSRSFLNNLKKSMGQKDFLLIGFDLMKDPKILYSAYNNELFEEFNLHMLDRINQRLKANFNKDHFVQQGQYNPITRTVESYLYSTRNQNVYIKELDKEFHFRAWEAMKTEQSLKYTLEEVESLALENGFEVVENLFDVKKYFVDSIWRIAR, from the coding sequence TTGTTTGAAACAAAAATTCTAAGTTCCGCGCCAGATACATTTTCCCCTGAGCAACAGTTTGCTGCCACGGTAGATAAAGGCTTATCACTGGATAACAAGTGTCTGCCATCATGGTTGATTTTTGATGAAACAGGAAGTGCAATTTTTAAAAAAATAACAGAGCTCGCAGGCTACCTTCCTGCCGCTTGTGAGTTTGAAATTATAAACAATCATAAAACTAATATCGCGAAACTTATACATAATGATTGTTTCAACCTGATTGAACTGGGCTCTGGAGACGGATGCAAAACCCAAATTCTCATTGAGCATTTTTTACTAAGCAAACTAAACTTTCACTACTTTCCTATAGACATTTCTAAAGGTGCCATCAACAACCTTGTTCACATTCTAAAAAAGAAACACGCCAACTCAAATCTGAAGGTTACTGGACTAGCCGGTGATTATTTCGAAGGATTAAGATCTATCACGAAAAGCGAATCAAATCAAAACCTGATCCTGTTTCTGGGAGTTACCTTAAACAATATGGATCCACACAATTCACGTTCATTTCTCAACAACTTGAAAAAATCAATGGGGCAAAAAGATTTTTTACTAATCGGGTTTGATCTTATGAAAGACCCCAAAATACTATACTCTGCCTACAATAATGAGTTGTTTGAAGAGTTTAATCTACACATGCTGGACCGCATCAATCAGCGACTTAAGGCAAACTTCAATAAAGACCACTTTGTGCAACAAGGGCAATACAATCCAATAACACGTACAGTTGAAAGCTACCTATACAGCACACGAAATCAAAATGTTTATATTAAAGAGTTAGATAAAGAATTTCATTTTAGAGCCTGGGAGGCGATGAAAACCGAGCAGTCTCTTAAATACACACTTGAGGAAGTGGAAAGTCTGGCTCTTGAAAATGGATTTGAAGTTGTTGAGAACTTATTTGACGTTAAAAAATACTTTGTGGATTCTATTTGGAGGATTGCTCGCTAG
- a CDS encoding formylglycine-generating enzyme family protein produces MLHFMKSQPKYIGELSLIIFFSLLIMATPIFAQESNTTQKQSISPSTGMKFIQIHSGCFSMGTEDGFRFQSPVHKVCVDEFYLGIFEVTQAQWMKFMPNNYSKFSGDSRPVERVSWNDAKSFIKELNKAENTNKYRLPTEAEWEYAARGGTKSQFYWGDKIDNSYVWYFGTSNYKTHPVGLKKPNPFGLYDMLGNVWEWVEDWFSKDYFQHSPVQNPKGPETGRLKVKRGGSQANLISHIKSHTRYRALPDHRHHINGFRVAYTHNKN; encoded by the coding sequence ATGTTACATTTTATGAAATCACAACCTAAATACATTGGAGAACTGTCGTTAATTATTTTTTTTTCTTTGTTAATTATGGCTACACCCATCTTTGCCCAAGAAAGTAACACCACGCAGAAGCAATCGATCTCTCCTTCCACCGGCATGAAATTCATTCAAATTCATAGCGGTTGCTTCAGTATGGGTACTGAAGATGGTTTCCGTTTTCAATCTCCCGTTCATAAGGTATGTGTGGATGAGTTTTATTTAGGTATATTTGAAGTCACGCAGGCCCAATGGATGAAATTCATGCCAAATAATTATTCAAAATTTTCTGGAGACTCTCGACCTGTAGAGAGAGTCTCATGGAATGATGCCAAAAGTTTTATCAAAGAACTAAACAAAGCTGAAAATACCAACAAATACCGCCTGCCAACTGAAGCAGAATGGGAATATGCGGCAAGAGGCGGAACCAAATCTCAATTTTACTGGGGGGATAAAATTGATAATAGTTATGTGTGGTATTTTGGAACCTCTAATTATAAAACTCACCCGGTGGGGTTGAAAAAACCAAACCCTTTTGGACTCTATGATATGTTGGGGAATGTGTGGGAATGGGTTGAGGACTGGTTTTCCAAAGATTATTTTCAACACAGCCCAGTTCAAAATCCAAAAGGCCCTGAAACTGGACGCTTAAAAGTCAAGCGAGGAGGATCGCAGGCAAACCTGATCAGTCATATAAAGTCACATACCCGATATCGTGCTTTACCAGATCATCGACATCATATTAATGGGTTTAGAGTTGCTTATACACACAATAAAAATTAA
- a CDS encoding DUF2059 domain-containing protein produces MEFLKKRKSIIVILVFLLCVNTNPSFAKNEKERDIEKLLKVSGILDQLTYMQDTLMNSVSLMVTGTFPNVPEAFWGEFNQLIGKKEMDDLVQRVIPVYDKHMSHDTIKKLITMFETPFWNDWKKKMPLISREAGVIGSEWGRELTQSKAFNMRLDGLIEKHELKKLNPPKDKE; encoded by the coding sequence ATGGAATTCTTAAAAAAGAGAAAGTCAATAATAGTGATTTTAGTTTTTCTGCTGTGCGTGAATACCAATCCATCTTTTGCTAAAAATGAAAAAGAGAGAGACATTGAAAAATTGCTTAAGGTGTCCGGAATTCTTGATCAGTTGACTTATATGCAGGACACCCTCATGAACTCTGTATCATTAATGGTGACTGGAACATTCCCCAATGTTCCTGAGGCTTTTTGGGGGGAATTCAATCAATTGATTGGAAAAAAGGAAATGGATGATCTGGTGCAACGGGTGATACCGGTTTATGACAAACATATGTCCCACGATACGATAAAAAAGCTTATCACCATGTTCGAGACACCTTTCTGGAATGACTGGAAAAAAAAGATGCCTCTGATCAGCCGGGAAGCGGGTGTCATAGGCAGTGAGTGGGGCAGGGAACTTACTCAGTCTAAGGCATTCAATATGAGATTAGATGGTTTGATTGAGAAACACGAACTGAAAAAGTTGAACCCTCCTAAGGATAAAGAATAG